From a single Pieris napi chromosome 7, ilPieNapi1.2, whole genome shotgun sequence genomic region:
- the LOC125050904 gene encoding DDB1- and CUL4-associated factor 8, with the protein MDDNLPSDDEMKDSPMSPKLGGKKLKLNDGSSQDSLNEGASGSKDIQDENVDSGVSADKSESPSEVNSEERAVSSNMEPTNEVVNAAPSSSNVRAILLDLRRPRHCRIYRKRKTPDRDSDENSSRDSDDLSNDERSDNIQLFNTYYESAPGSSINSSPSISSSDSSESSNNDYSEDHTLDLELEEDGDSEDTVFLENEQTSSRNKQDTATPPVLLKTKPKHNYVILREVINREMGLTFPLGKAIKEDVMFEKKFYGSLHAVYRMAKFDSLMKHRGCVNSINFHPEGHLLASGSDDTNVIVWDWARNIPIQTVKTGHKSNVFQSKFLYLNAQTQLNIVTCARDGQVRLIQCPASGMSGASRRKLANHARAAHKVHVSAHEPHLVISAGEDAVVMRCDVREEHGSKLFQVRETTPIPLYSVAGHPLKPEQLLVAGRDMYLRVYDTRKTDKPLNFYTANFTPKSGSVHKSMMHLTCAVYNHDGSEILGSYNDEDIYLFDTKLDVYDKDATDIDKQTYTHKYSGHRNSATFKGVAFFGPQSQYIVSGSDCAHIYIWEKQSEAIVQWMDGDNSGVVNCIEPHPRFPIIASSGLDKDVKIWMPCRQSDPDFKGMEKVVRENSVTRPSQMFTDFLPTLYSAWRETLTDEDSPAYGTNIDFDGNACTTF; encoded by the exons ATGGATGATAATTTACCAAGCGATGATGAAATGAAAGATTCTCCGATGAGCCCTAAATTAGGAggcaagaaattaaaattaaatgatggGAGTTCACAAGACAGTCTTAACGAAGGGG catCAGGTAGCAAAGATATTCAAGACGAGAATGTAGACAGCGGTGTTTCTGCTGATAAATCTGAAAGTCCTAGTGAAGTAAATAGCGAAGAGCGTGCAGTTTCGTCTAATATGGAGCCAACCAATGAAGTAGTTAATGCAGCGCCATCCAGCAGCAACGTGCGAGCTATTTTGCTGGATTTGCGACGCCCAAGACACTGCAGAATATATAGAAAGCGTAAGACACCTGACCGTGATTCTGATGAAAACTCTTCAAGGGATTCTGATGACTTGTCAAATGATGAAAGATCAGACAACATTCAGCTGTTTAATACTTACTATGAAAGTGCACCAGGTTCTTCAATAAATTCATCTCCCAGCAT TAGTTCAAGTGATTCATCAGAAAGCAGTAATAATGATTACAGTGAAGATCATACTCTTGACTTAGAATTAGAAGAAGATGGAGATAGCGAAGATACTGTATTTCTTGAAAATGAACAGACTTCATCTCGAAATAAACAAGACACAGCAACTCCACCTGTACTTCTTAAAACAAAGCCTAAACATAATTACGTTATTCTAAGag AAGTTATTAATCGTGAAATGGGGCTGACATTTCCATTGGGAAAAGCTATTAAAGAAGATGTAATGTTTGAGAAAAAGTTCTATGGCTCATTACATGCAGTGTACAGAATGGCAAAATTTGACTCACTAATGAAACATCGAGGCTGTGTTAATTCCATTAATTTTCATCCAGAGG gtCATTTATTGGCCTCTGGTTCGGATGATACCAATGTAATTGTTTGGGACTGGGCAAGAAATATTCCAATACAAACGGTGAAAACAGGACACAAATCAAATGTGTTTCAAAGCAAATTCCTGTATTTGAATGCACAGACGCAACTCAATATCGTCACTTGTGCGAGGGATGGACAG GTCCGATTAATCCAATGTCCGGCCAGCGGAATGAGCGGCGCGTCGCGTCGTAAGCTCGCGAACCACGCTCGGGCCGCGCATAAAGTGCACGTTTCAGCTCACGAACCACATTTGGTCATCTCTGCCGGAGAAGACGCGGTCGTGATGCGGTGTGACGTCAGAGAGGAACATGGTTCCAA aCTATTCCAAGTACGCGAAACGACACCTATTCCCTTATATAGTGTGGCGGGACATCCGCTGAAACCGGAACAGCTTTTGGTAGCCGGCCGCGATATGTACCTACGTGTGTATGATACGAGGAAAACGGATAAACCATTGAACTTTTACACGGCAAACTTCACTCCG AAGTCGGGATCGGTTCACAAGTCAATGATGCATCTGACGTGCGCCGTGTACAACCACGATGGGTCAGAAATACTAGGATCGTATAACGACGAAGATATCTACTTGTTTGATACGAAACTTGATGTTTATGATAA GGACGCAACGGACATCGACAAACAGACATACACACACAAATACAGCGGGCACCGGAATAGTGCGACATTCAAGGGCGTGGCCTTCTTTGGGCCCCAGAGTCAGTACATTGTGTCGGGGTCTGATTGTGCCCACATTTACATTTGGGAGAAACAGTCGGAGGCTATCGTTCAATGGATGGATGGGGACAATAGTGGTGTG GTAAATTGTATAGAGCCCCATCCCCGCTTCCCGATAATTGCTTCAAGCGGGTTAGACAAGGATGTCAAGATATGGATGCCGTGTCGACAGTCAGATCCTGATTTCAAAGGAATGGAGAAG GTCGTTCGAGAGAACAGCGTGACCCGGCCTAGTCAAATGTTCACGGATTTTTTACCAACTCTTTATAGCGCCTGGCGTGAGACATTAACCGACGAAGACTCTCCGGCCTACGGGACTAATATAGACTTCGATGGGAATGCATGCACCACATTCTAG
- the LOC125050905 gene encoding protein ANTAGONIST OF LIKE HETEROCHROMATIN PROTEIN 1-like, which produces MDLDSSDEEIYLLARLLEIEHRKRKRKRKQIWVKHIWKNRLIHGEFHTIFEELKRDSLKFYEYYRMEYWQFLKLTDLLRVHITKKTTNYRCTITAEERLTVTLRFLITGCSFKNLSFNFRMGISTVHSIIHETIRVICDVLMPIVMQMPDEEMWEKVSRDFFNIWNFPNCLGAIDGKHVNIQAPDNSGSLYYNYKNFFSTVLLAVVDAKYSFLIVDVGSYGKNSDGGILQNSKFWKKLNTNKLKLPPNKPLPSTTESLPHVFIGDEAFPLSNNILRPYPREQARTELSKKVFNLRLSRARKVVECAFGMLTQRFEIYQKRMKIQPKYCDLIILATTCLHNFLIENRTPGQENEFHSNINLLTAITDNNNENSSNSDAVLTTRNKFKDYFSSSGALDWQDQVATRVS; this is translated from the exons ATGGATTTAGATAGCTCCGACgaagaaatatatttgttagcAAGATTACTTGAAATAGAACATAGGAAACGTAAGCGCAAGCGGAAACAAATATGGGTAAAACATATTTGGAAAAACAGACTAATCCATGGGGAGTTTCACACCATTTTCGAGGAATTGAAGAGAGATAGCCTAAAATTTTATGAGTATTATCGTATGGAATATTggcaatttttgaaattgacaGATTTGTTAAGAgtacatataacaaaaaagaCTACAAATTATCGTTGCACCATTACAGCCGAAGAAAGGTTAACGGTAACtttaag attcCTCATCACTGGTTGCAGTTTCAAAAACTTGTCATTTAATTTTCGAATGGGAATTTCTACAGTTCATTCAATTATTCATGAGACAATCAGAGTAATTTGTGATGTTTTGATGCCCATAGTTATGCAGATGCCAGATGAAGAAATGTGGGAAAAGGTTTCACgtgatttctttaatatttggaATTTTCCTAACTGTTTGGGCGCTATAGACGGAAAGCATGTCAATATACAGGCACCAGATAATAGTGGAAGCTtatactataattataaaaactttttcagTACAGTGTTACTAGCTGTGGTCGACGCgaaatacagttttttaattgttgatgTCGGATCATATGGTAAAAATAGCGACGGCGGAATTTTACAGAATTCAAAATTTTGGAAAAAACTCAACACCAATAAGTTAAAGCTGCCCCCAAATAAACCTCTACCTAGTACCACTGAAAGCTTACCACATGTTTTTATAGGAGACGAGGCATTTCCTTTGAGCAATAATATATTGCGGCCGTATCCAAGAGAACAAGCAAGAACagaattatcaaaaaaagtatttaatctGCGTTTAAGCAGGGCAAGAAAAGTCGTAGAATGTGCATTTGGAATGCTAACTCAAAgatttgaaatttatcaaaaacgaATGAAAATTCAGCCGAAGTACtgtgatttaattatattagcaACTACatgtttacataattttttaatagaaaatcgGACGCCAGGACAAGAGAATGAATTTCACagcaatataaatttattaacagcAATAACagacaataataatgaaaacagTTCTAATAGCGACGCAGTTCTAACCACAAGGAATAAATTTAAGGATTATTTTTCATCAAGTGGTGCTTTAGATTGGCAAGATCAAGTGGCTACGCGAGTTtcttaa